In Vibrio japonicus, the following are encoded in one genomic region:
- the deoD gene encoding purine-nucleoside phosphorylase gives MATPHINAQPGDFAETVLMPGDPLRAKYIAETFLEDVKQVCDVRNMFGFTGTYKGQRISVMGHGMGIPSACIYVHELIAEYGVKNVIRVGSCGAVRDDVNLMDVVIGMGASTDSKVNRIRFSNHDFAAIADYGLLETAVNQARAQNVPVKVGNVFSADLFYTPEADIFEKMEKLGILGVDMEAAGIYGVAADLGAKALTILTVSDHIIRGEKLSSEERQKSFNDMMKVALETAVNI, from the coding sequence ATGGCAACCCCACATATTAACGCTCAACCGGGTGATTTCGCAGAAACTGTACTAATGCCAGGCGACCCTCTACGCGCTAAGTACATTGCAGAGACATTCCTAGAAGATGTAAAACAAGTTTGTGATGTTCGTAACATGTTTGGCTTTACTGGCACATACAAAGGCCAGCGCATTTCAGTCATGGGCCACGGTATGGGTATCCCATCGGCTTGTATCTACGTTCATGAGCTAATTGCTGAGTACGGCGTTAAAAACGTCATTCGCGTGGGCAGCTGTGGCGCAGTACGTGACGACGTAAATCTAATGGACGTTGTAATCGGCATGGGTGCGTCAACAGACTCTAAAGTTAACCGTATTCGTTTTAGCAACCACGATTTCGCTGCGATTGCTGACTACGGTCTACTAGAAACAGCCGTCAACCAAGCACGCGCGCAAAACGTTCCTGTAAAAGTTGGTAACGTATTCTCAGCAGACCTTTTCTACACACCAGAAGCAGACATCTTCGAGAAGATGGAAAAACTAGGCATCCTAGGTGTTGATATGGAAGCAGCAGGTATCTACGGCGTTGCAGCTGACCTAGGTGCAAAAGCACTGACTATCTTGACGGTATCTGACCACATCATCCGCGGTGAAAAACTTAGCTCAGAAGAGCGTCAAAAGTCATTCAACGACATGATGAAAGTTGCGCTTGAAACTGCAGTCAACATCTAA
- a CDS encoding lactate dehydrogenase: MTSGELPKEADGLQLNFCKTLACDNFGLSDAHRYVVQHANPKRPAMVCRECGAFPPLLNNREVLNELHRLRHLHSDGLPACRNTDCTNFGLSVHTHKHLYHSFGFSGDRQRYRCKCCQSTFVDKWSGANKKQQLQENLLGLLFMGYSVREICRKLEINPKTFYDHLDHIASRCRRQLAMFDARWVNHANQYELASHYTQLQPKSNNGVLWIVTGEAQSGYILCQHVNYASDEEPTGSIDHDPYQYPSRFVSREHSSEANMPVPEPSSILKERIDQKYQTILARGNVEDPMGNLSVFNYPSKGALIRPPYTSYAHFLHVLDMCKKDKQISIYLPQDPVLRSAALSVCLPRIKSKTVDLMYVEEDKAWTLFNDSDKIDIVHMGWWRDRWAIVTNNGSSKGICYLAGEHNQPELWLKQASLKKVAFYQQRFQNLFKSFIDEPRRKLRPGGLLPLLDIFRAWHNLCYQDKNGLTAAQNLGLTQSPLTLRDLLS; encoded by the coding sequence GTGACATCTGGCGAATTGCCAAAGGAAGCTGACGGGTTACAGCTCAACTTTTGTAAAACATTGGCGTGTGACAACTTTGGATTGAGTGATGCACATCGATACGTTGTGCAACATGCTAACCCCAAGCGACCTGCGATGGTTTGTCGGGAATGTGGCGCTTTCCCCCCTCTACTTAACAATCGGGAAGTTCTGAACGAGCTTCACCGCCTTAGGCATCTGCACAGTGATGGACTTCCTGCATGTCGGAATACCGACTGTACGAACTTTGGTTTATCAGTGCACACTCACAAGCATCTTTACCACTCTTTTGGCTTCAGTGGTGATCGTCAGCGCTACCGATGTAAATGTTGTCAATCTACGTTTGTAGATAAATGGTCTGGTGCCAACAAAAAGCAACAACTTCAAGAAAACCTACTTGGCTTGCTCTTTATGGGGTACTCCGTGAGAGAGATTTGCCGCAAATTAGAGATCAACCCAAAGACGTTTTATGATCATCTTGACCACATAGCAAGTCGATGCAGACGTCAGCTTGCCATGTTTGATGCTCGATGGGTCAACCATGCAAATCAGTATGAGCTCGCCTCCCACTACACGCAGTTACAACCTAAAAGCAATAACGGTGTTCTGTGGATCGTCACAGGGGAAGCTCAAAGCGGGTACATTCTTTGTCAGCATGTCAATTACGCGAGTGACGAAGAGCCTACAGGTAGCATCGATCACGATCCTTATCAGTATCCTTCTCGATTTGTTTCTCGTGAGCACTCTTCCGAAGCAAACATGCCCGTTCCTGAGCCGTCATCAATCCTCAAAGAACGTATCGACCAGAAGTACCAAACCATTTTGGCCCGTGGTAACGTTGAAGACCCTATGGGAAATCTTTCGGTTTTTAACTACCCATCCAAAGGTGCGCTGATTCGTCCACCTTACACGTCATATGCACACTTCCTACACGTTCTCGACATGTGTAAGAAAGACAAGCAAATCTCCATCTACTTACCGCAAGATCCTGTGTTACGCTCCGCTGCATTGAGTGTTTGCCTACCTCGTATCAAGTCAAAAACGGTCGACTTAATGTACGTAGAAGAAGACAAAGCTTGGACACTTTTTAACGACTCGGACAAAATTGATATCGTCCATATGGGCTGGTGGCGAGATCGTTGGGCGATCGTAACCAATAATGGTTCGTCAAAAGGTATCTGTTACCTTGCTGGCGAACACAATCAGCCTGAATTATGGTTAAAGCAAGCCTCCTTAAAAAAAGTAGCTTTCTACCAACAGAGATTCCAAAATCTGTTCAAAAGTTTCATTGATGAACCACGCCGTAAGCTTCGTCCGGGTGGATTGCTACCACTTCTCGATATTTTTCGCGCGTGGCACAATTTGTGTTATCAGGACAAAAATGGGCTTACCGCTGCACAAAACCTAGGGTTAACGCAATCCCCGCTGACACTACGCGACCTGCTTTCGTAG
- a CDS encoding GGDEF domain-containing protein, with product MEALLNKISDSGLDASAVSAQEALAFWENVRQNIASTPQEEAQCLIISSTYNSDLKSLKSSIDELKQALDLLTLPGDAKLILEIKNSIAEKLVESGQYSRALNEYIDSCNIAVEHSFIDEYVFSVLGMGNLCDTYGEHNRALRYYQKIDSIDHAITSRALRLRYKLNKLACYIDLNRLSAGKNLIRECEELSILVSDKILTAQVLLYQAKIHRLERNLDLAMQSLCGIQNASRNANSTWLSNMIRMELACFLSEFNKPHWAKLLLEAADKRIQVSGPPILNLKVCDTLAAVCEQQESYQDALNYQKRAYDAEHLLIKQIPIGELGASQLRRLSRFEPQLKLILSEIENKELKETTENQKHTVEKLQQDVFTDPLTQLHNRRWLEAKLKDLLINEVQFSLMVIDIDHFKSINDELSHLVGDKAIVNVSSELASYFNFHDASCVRFGGEEFLVILENTEIEQAEAHAESFRKQIYNFNWQDILGERGLTISIGITLHKDAENTQRTFYRADKALYRAKANGRNQVCTE from the coding sequence ATGGAAGCATTACTCAATAAGATCTCCGACTCAGGGTTAGATGCTTCCGCTGTCTCCGCTCAGGAAGCGTTGGCGTTTTGGGAGAACGTGCGTCAAAACATTGCATCAACCCCCCAAGAAGAAGCGCAGTGCCTTATCATCAGCTCGACATATAACAGTGACCTAAAATCCCTAAAGTCCAGTATCGACGAACTAAAGCAAGCATTAGATCTACTTACTTTGCCAGGCGACGCTAAACTTATCCTTGAAATTAAAAACAGCATCGCTGAAAAACTGGTAGAAAGTGGTCAATACAGCCGCGCGTTAAACGAATACATTGACTCGTGCAACATTGCGGTTGAACACAGCTTTATCGATGAATACGTTTTCTCGGTTCTTGGTATGGGCAACCTGTGCGATACCTATGGCGAGCACAATCGAGCCCTGCGTTACTATCAAAAAATCGACAGTATCGATCATGCCATTACAAGCCGTGCCTTACGATTACGTTATAAACTGAATAAACTCGCTTGCTACATTGATCTAAACCGTTTGAGCGCCGGAAAAAACCTCATCCGAGAATGCGAAGAATTAAGTATTCTTGTCAGCGATAAAATCTTAACTGCCCAAGTTTTACTCTATCAAGCGAAAATACATCGCCTTGAAAGGAATCTAGACTTGGCAATGCAATCGCTTTGTGGAATTCAAAACGCATCAAGAAATGCGAACTCTACTTGGCTTTCAAATATGATTCGTATGGAACTTGCCTGCTTCCTGAGTGAGTTTAACAAGCCGCACTGGGCAAAGTTGTTATTAGAAGCAGCAGATAAACGGATCCAAGTATCTGGTCCACCTATTTTGAATTTAAAAGTCTGTGATACGTTAGCCGCTGTTTGCGAGCAACAAGAATCTTATCAAGACGCTTTAAACTACCAGAAGCGTGCCTATGATGCAGAGCACCTGCTGATCAAGCAAATACCAATTGGAGAGCTTGGGGCGAGCCAGTTAAGGCGCTTGTCACGTTTTGAGCCCCAACTGAAGCTCATTCTTTCTGAAATCGAAAACAAAGAGCTGAAAGAGACGACTGAAAATCAAAAGCATACCGTAGAGAAACTCCAACAAGATGTGTTCACCGATCCGCTGACACAACTGCATAATCGTCGATGGTTAGAAGCTAAGCTAAAAGACCTTCTTATAAACGAAGTGCAGTTCTCGCTTATGGTCATTGATATTGATCACTTCAAATCGATCAACGATGAATTGAGTCATTTAGTCGGTGACAAAGCCATTGTAAATGTTTCGTCTGAATTAGCCTCGTACTTTAATTTTCATGATGCATCATGCGTTCGATTCGGGGGAGAAGAGTTTCTTGTCATCCTTGAAAATACAGAAATAGAACAAGCGGAAGCGCACGCGGAGTCATTTAGAAAACAGATCTATAACTTTAATTGGCAAGATATCTTAGGCGAACGAGGGTTAACGATCAGCATTGGAATAACGCTGCATAAAGATGCCGAAAACACGCAACGTACGTTCTATCGAGCAGATAAAGCACTGTATCGAGCAAAAGCAAACGGCCGAAATCAGGTATGCACTGAGTGA
- a CDS encoding IS630 family transposase, giving the protein MDSLKNIDFKKLASQQKSIQMKMRLLALAHFKDGHSRTQIAKFLKVSRTSVNRWVQIFLEEGLEGLKEKPRTGRPPLLTSEQREQLSQYIKDKAHDTQGGRLTGADIHAYIVKEFGQHYHPDSIYYLLEHMGFSWVTSRSKHPQQSQAIQEDFKKTPRRNDP; this is encoded by the coding sequence ATGGATAGCCTCAAGAATATTGATTTTAAAAAGCTCGCAAGCCAGCAGAAATCCATCCAGATGAAAATGAGATTGCTCGCACTTGCTCATTTCAAAGATGGACACTCTCGTACCCAAATCGCCAAGTTTCTTAAGGTGAGCCGAACCAGTGTTAATCGATGGGTTCAAATCTTTCTTGAAGAAGGATTAGAAGGGCTGAAGGAAAAGCCAAGAACGGGAAGACCACCATTATTAACTTCTGAACAAAGGGAGCAATTGAGCCAATACATCAAAGATAAAGCTCATGATACTCAAGGTGGGCGACTGACCGGCGCCGATATCCATGCCTATATTGTGAAAGAATTTGGCCAGCATTATCATCCTGATTCTATCTATTACCTACTCGAGCATATGGGTTTCTCATGGGTCACTTCCCGTTCAAAACACCCACAACAATCCCAAGCGATACAGGAAGATTTTAAAAAAACTCCAAGACGAAACGATCCTTAA
- a CDS encoding IS630 family transposase: MWVSHGSLPVQNTHNNPKRYRKILKKLQDETILKIPGHVALKHVDIWFQDEARFGQQNTTTRLWAERGTRPRAVKQQQFEYAYLFGSVCPQKGIGEAIVVPWVNKDLMIEHLKQISAVTEKGRHAVIIMDGAGWHTEDIANGFQNISVIKLPPYSPELNPIEQVWSWMRQHYLANQSFADYEDIVSKVCRAWNRFLACSNRVTKMCSREWADLTS; encoded by the coding sequence ATATGGGTTTCTCATGGGTCACTTCCCGTTCAAAACACCCACAACAATCCCAAGCGATACAGGAAGATTTTAAAAAAACTCCAAGACGAAACGATCCTTAAGATCCCAGGTCATGTCGCTTTAAAGCATGTCGATATCTGGTTTCAGGATGAAGCTCGATTTGGGCAACAAAATACAACAACACGGTTATGGGCTGAAAGAGGCACACGTCCCAGAGCAGTGAAGCAACAACAGTTCGAATATGCGTATCTATTTGGTTCTGTCTGTCCTCAAAAAGGTATTGGTGAGGCTATCGTTGTCCCATGGGTCAATAAAGACCTCATGATTGAGCATTTAAAGCAAATATCGGCGGTCACTGAAAAAGGACGTCATGCCGTCATCATTATGGATGGCGCAGGATGGCATACAGAAGATATCGCTAATGGCTTTCAGAACATCAGTGTCATCAAACTTCCCCCCTATTCTCCAGAGCTAAACCCTATAGAACAAGTATGGAGCTGGATGAGACAACACTATCTCGCCAATCAGTCTTTTGCGGATTACGAAGACATTGTCTCCAAAGTGTGTAGGGCTTGGAATCGTTTTTTGGCATGCTCCAACAGAGTCACCAAGATGTGTTCGAGAGAATGGGCAGACCTGACCAGTTAA
- a CDS encoding PfkB family carbohydrate kinase, whose product MTGREREILHLLRRDPLIQQQEIAEMLGISRSGVAGHIMNLIKKGYIKGKGYILSNHSYVVTVGSTNMDVCGYAKSKLVYEDSNPGIIKCTPGGVGRNIAQNIALLGYESHLISVIGNDFYGDTLLDQIKTSGVYIDNIHRLHGENTSTYLSLLDDKGEMLVAVNDTRIIDKLTPSLLSTSKDLIQHAGVLVVDCNLTEDALAWIFSNSGNVPIFVDTVSAFKAPKIRHWLSHINTLKPNRLEAEVLSGISIRTPQDPPSVADWFHEQGVQRLALSMGKEGVYYSEMDGQRGWSKPLTMDIVNVTGAGDAMMAGLASGWLDDLSLAESIRFAQGCSALTISSEFTNNPNLSNDRVHQLLELQS is encoded by the coding sequence ATGACTGGTCGAGAACGGGAAATATTACACCTACTTAGGCGGGATCCACTTATTCAGCAGCAAGAAATAGCTGAGATGTTGGGTATTAGCCGTTCAGGTGTTGCGGGGCATATTATGAATTTGATAAAGAAAGGATACATCAAAGGTAAAGGCTATATTTTATCTAATCATAGTTATGTTGTAACTGTGGGCTCTACAAATATGGATGTGTGTGGATATGCAAAATCCAAATTAGTTTATGAGGATTCAAACCCTGGAATTATTAAATGTACGCCTGGTGGTGTTGGTCGAAATATTGCTCAAAACATTGCTTTACTAGGTTATGAAAGTCACCTAATTTCTGTTATTGGCAATGATTTTTATGGTGATACTTTATTAGACCAGATTAAGACATCCGGTGTTTACATTGATAACATTCACCGTTTACATGGCGAAAATACCTCAACTTATCTTTCTTTACTTGATGATAAAGGGGAAATGCTCGTTGCTGTTAATGACACTAGAATTATTGACAAGTTAACACCTTCATTATTATCGACGTCTAAAGATCTTATTCAGCATGCAGGCGTGTTAGTAGTTGACTGTAATTTAACAGAAGATGCACTGGCCTGGATTTTTAGCAACTCGGGTAATGTTCCTATATTTGTAGATACTGTATCTGCATTTAAAGCTCCTAAAATTCGTCACTGGCTTTCCCATATAAATACATTAAAACCGAACCGACTGGAAGCCGAAGTATTAAGTGGTATATCTATCCGTACTCCACAAGATCCCCCCTCTGTAGCGGACTGGTTTCACGAGCAGGGAGTTCAACGACTGGCGTTAAGTATGGGGAAAGAGGGAGTCTATTATAGCGAGATGGACGGTCAGCGAGGCTGGTCAAAACCATTAACCATGGACATCGTAAATGTCACTGGAGCTGGTGATGCCATGATGGCAGGTTTGGCAAGTGGCTGGCTGGATGATCTGTCTCTAGCTGAAAGTATCCGTTTTGCTCAAGGATGTTCTGCTTTAACCATTTCATCCGAATTCACAAATAATCCTAATCTGTCAAATGACAGAGTTCATCAACTGTTGGAATTACAATCATGA
- a CDS encoding pseudouridine-5'-phosphate glycosidase, producing the protein MKKELTYNEYLDVSPEVSKALENNQPIVALESTIISHGMPYPQNVETALQVEQIVRENGAVPATIAIINGRMKAGLSREEIELLGREGHTVTKVSRRDLPFVMAAGKHGATTVASTMIIAAMAGISVFATGGIGGVHRGAEKTFDISADLQELAKTSVAVVCAGAKSILDLGLTTEYLETHGVPLVGYQTQVLPAFFCRTSPYSVSIQLDKSHQIAKAMVTKWQSGLDGGMVIANPIPEEFAMSEDKINTAINQAVQESVEQGIHGKESTPFLLARVAELTGGDSLHSNIQLVFNNAQLAAKIACDYQALKA; encoded by the coding sequence ATGAAAAAAGAACTGACGTATAACGAATACCTAGACGTGTCACCAGAAGTATCAAAAGCTTTGGAAAACAATCAGCCGATCGTCGCCTTGGAATCTACGATTATTTCACACGGCATGCCATATCCTCAGAATGTAGAAACAGCATTACAGGTTGAGCAAATCGTAAGAGAAAATGGTGCAGTACCTGCCACGATTGCAATTATAAATGGTCGGATGAAAGCCGGTTTGTCAAGGGAAGAGATTGAGCTTCTGGGTCGAGAAGGCCATACAGTCACAAAAGTCAGTCGTAGGGATCTTCCTTTTGTTATGGCAGCAGGAAAGCATGGTGCAACCACCGTTGCATCAACGATGATTATTGCGGCTATGGCGGGGATTTCAGTATTTGCGACAGGGGGTATCGGTGGTGTCCATCGTGGAGCAGAGAAGACGTTTGATATTTCTGCAGATCTTCAGGAACTAGCAAAAACTAGCGTAGCAGTTGTCTGTGCAGGTGCCAAGTCTATTCTAGATCTGGGGCTTACAACAGAATACCTAGAAACACATGGCGTACCGCTAGTTGGTTATCAAACTCAAGTTTTACCAGCATTCTTCTGCCGCACGAGCCCGTACTCTGTCAGTATTCAGCTTGATAAATCGCATCAAATTGCAAAAGCAATGGTTACTAAATGGCAGTCTGGTCTGGACGGGGGAATGGTTATCGCCAACCCAATCCCTGAAGAATTTGCGATGTCGGAAGACAAGATCAACACTGCAATTAATCAGGCTGTACAGGAATCCGTTGAGCAAGGGATCCACGGTAAAGAGAGCACACCGTTCTTACTGGCTCGTGTCGCAGAGCTGACCGGAGGAGACAGCCTGCATTCTAATATTCAGCTGGTATTTAATAACGCACAGTTGGCAGCAAAAATTGCCTGTGATTACCAAGCATTGAAAGCATAA
- a CDS encoding NupC/NupG family nucleoside CNT transporter — MELFRSVIGIAILLFIAYIFSNNKKFISLRTVGAALFLQLMLGAFMLYIPAGKWLVNAVASGVNRVISYSEVGSSFIFGGLVSPKMDVIFDGAGFVFAFRVLPAIIFVTSLISILYYLGVMKWMINILGYFFQKAMKVSKVEAFAAVTTIFLGQNELPAILKPFIGKMNRNELFTVICSGMASIAGSMLIGYASLGVPLEYLLAASLMAIPGGLLFARILSPAMEDSKVEFSHISFSEKQPASIIEAAASGAMLGLKIAVGVATVVMAFVALIALANGIISGVGELFNLHDLSLERLFGYIFAPLAYLMGVSWDSSTLAGSLMGQKLAINEFVAYVSFSPYLTDNTSMIEPKTIAVISFALCGFANFGSIAVVVGAFSAVAPDRASDIARLGLRALLAATLSNLMSATIAGLFIGLGAVAVMS, encoded by the coding sequence ATGGAGTTATTTCGTAGTGTTATAGGTATCGCTATACTTTTATTTATTGCTTATATTTTTTCCAATAACAAAAAGTTTATCAGTTTAAGAACCGTGGGAGCCGCCTTATTTCTTCAATTAATGTTAGGTGCATTTATGCTCTATATTCCTGCGGGGAAATGGTTAGTTAATGCCGTAGCAAGTGGTGTTAACCGTGTCATATCATATAGTGAAGTTGGTAGCTCATTTATTTTTGGTGGACTAGTTAGTCCAAAAATGGATGTTATTTTCGATGGCGCAGGGTTTGTTTTTGCATTTCGTGTTTTACCTGCCATTATTTTTGTCACCTCCCTTATCTCAATTCTTTATTACTTGGGGGTAATGAAATGGATGATAAACATATTAGGGTACTTTTTCCAAAAAGCGATGAAAGTCAGTAAAGTTGAAGCTTTTGCTGCAGTGACGACAATATTTCTTGGTCAGAATGAATTACCTGCAATCCTTAAACCTTTTATTGGAAAAATGAACCGCAATGAACTCTTCACTGTAATATGTAGTGGTATGGCATCGATTGCGGGGTCTATGCTGATTGGTTATGCCAGTTTAGGGGTTCCGCTCGAATATCTTTTGGCTGCATCATTAATGGCTATCCCGGGAGGACTGCTTTTTGCCCGGATACTGAGTCCGGCTATGGAAGACTCTAAGGTTGAATTCAGTCATATTTCATTTAGTGAAAAGCAACCCGCCAGTATTATAGAGGCGGCCGCAAGCGGCGCTATGCTTGGGTTAAAAATTGCTGTCGGGGTAGCAACAGTAGTTATGGCTTTCGTCGCTCTAATTGCACTGGCCAATGGGATTATTAGTGGTGTCGGAGAGCTCTTTAATCTTCATGATTTAAGCCTTGAGAGATTATTTGGCTACATTTTCGCACCCCTAGCTTACTTAATGGGTGTCAGTTGGGACAGCTCAACGTTGGCAGGCAGTTTGATGGGGCAAAAGCTCGCAATTAATGAATTTGTAGCTTACGTTAGCTTCAGCCCATACCTGACTGATAATACTAGCATGATTGAGCCAAAGACTATTGCCGTCATTTCATTTGCTTTGTGCGGTTTTGCAAATTTTGGCTCGATTGCTGTTGTTGTTGGAGCTTTTAGTGCTGTTGCCCCGGATCGTGCGTCTGATATTGCTCGTTTAGGGCTACGCGCTTTACTAGCGGCTACGTTATCTAATTTGATGAGCGCCACGATTGCCGGCCTGTTTATTGGTTTAGGCGCCGTCGCAGTTATGTCATGA
- a CDS encoding DUF1097 domain-containing protein, with protein MNTPDRTLLISLALTTGLLSGAWVWLSEQLQLISWVGFLGCTTYFSIPRQGLLGLIRSMAANVSGVLWATCASLFTLFSDPLYSAVIGTGLVSFVMCIQSRLRLLCYVPGSFIGASALFGAQAEEVEVIATLCLGGVMGFMMQSSGQLLVDLYLRLTRRYKQERVY; from the coding sequence ATGAATACACCTGATCGCACATTACTCATTTCCCTAGCACTTACGACAGGATTATTATCCGGTGCTTGGGTTTGGTTGTCAGAGCAGCTTCAGCTGATTAGTTGGGTCGGGTTCTTAGGCTGTACAACTTATTTTTCAATTCCCCGTCAAGGGCTCTTGGGCTTGATAAGATCAATGGCTGCAAATGTGAGCGGAGTGTTATGGGCAACTTGTGCTTCCTTATTTACGCTATTTAGTGACCCGCTTTATAGCGCGGTAATAGGCACTGGGCTTGTTTCATTCGTAATGTGTATACAGTCACGCCTGCGTTTACTTTGCTACGTTCCCGGAAGCTTTATCGGGGCATCTGCTTTATTCGGTGCTCAGGCCGAAGAAGTGGAAGTGATTGCAACCCTTTGTCTGGGAGGCGTAATGGGTTTTATGATGCAAAGTAGCGGACAGCTACTGGTCGATCTCTATCTACGCCTGACAAGGAGATACAAGCAGGAAAGAGTGTATTAA
- the rihA gene encoding pyrimidine-specific ribonucleoside hydrolase RihA: MSRPIIIDCDPGHDDAIALILACASPELDLKAVTTSAGNQTPDKTLHNALRILTLLGRVDIPVAGGAKQPLANDLIVADNVHGESGLDGPNLPEPEFQSVHKHAVELMAQVLRDSDQPVTLVPTGPLTNIGLLLSTHRDLINKIERIVLMGGGAETGNWSPAAEFNIYVDPQAADIVFKSGVPITMCGLDVTHRAQIMNEDINQIRAIGNPVSDVVADLLDFFMIYHRDPKWGFDGAPLHDPCTVAWLLNPGLFTAQACWVGIETQGEYTKGMTVVDRYHLTGYEANATVLFDLDRQGFVELLLSRLKFYSHTES, translated from the coding sequence ATGAGCCGACCTATTATCATTGATTGTGATCCAGGACACGATGATGCCATCGCCTTGATTCTCGCTTGCGCTTCTCCTGAGCTTGATCTCAAAGCAGTCACTACAAGTGCTGGTAATCAGACCCCAGATAAAACTTTGCATAATGCTTTACGTATCCTCACTTTGTTGGGTCGGGTAGACATCCCAGTTGCTGGTGGAGCGAAGCAGCCTTTGGCTAATGATCTTATCGTTGCTGATAATGTTCATGGTGAGAGCGGATTAGATGGCCCAAACCTTCCTGAACCTGAATTCCAATCAGTCCATAAGCATGCAGTCGAATTGATGGCTCAAGTGCTGCGGGATAGTGACCAGCCGGTGACTTTAGTACCGACCGGACCGCTTACTAATATTGGGCTGTTACTCTCCACTCATCGCGATCTAATCAATAAGATAGAGCGTATTGTCCTAATGGGAGGGGGTGCTGAAACCGGGAATTGGTCCCCTGCTGCGGAATTTAATATCTACGTGGATCCGCAGGCTGCAGATATTGTGTTTAAGTCAGGGGTACCTATCACAATGTGTGGACTGGATGTCACCCATCGAGCGCAGATTATGAATGAAGATATCAACCAAATTCGGGCTATTGGCAACCCGGTCTCAGATGTCGTCGCAGATTTACTTGATTTCTTTATGATCTATCATCGGGATCCCAAATGGGGTTTCGATGGGGCGCCTCTGCATGACCCGTGTACAGTCGCCTGGTTATTAAATCCGGGACTTTTTACCGCTCAGGCGTGTTGGGTTGGTATTGAAACACAAGGAGAGTATACGAAAGGCATGACGGTTGTTGATCGTTACCATTTGACTGGTTATGAAGCGAATGCGACAGTCTTGTTTGATCTCGACCGTCAGGGGTTTGTTGAGTTATTGCTTAGTCGATTGAAATTTTACAGTCATACTGAGTCTTAA
- a CDS encoding DUF3302 domain-containing protein has protein sequence MFLDYFALVLLVFVALVIFYGIIVIHDIPYEIAKSREHPHQDAIHYAGWVSLFTLHALWPFLWIWATLWRKERGWGFQKLQAEQHDIHHRVDVLIDQVERLQAEVKALKAQQATPERAPNPDAERGEEEN, from the coding sequence ATGTTCCTAGATTACTTTGCCCTCGTTCTGCTGGTCTTTGTCGCACTGGTGATCTTCTACGGCATTATTGTGATTCATGACATCCCCTATGAGATAGCGAAAAGCCGTGAGCACCCTCATCAAGATGCCATTCACTACGCGGGGTGGGTTAGTCTGTTTACCCTTCACGCGCTGTGGCCGTTTCTTTGGATCTGGGCGACGCTGTGGCGAAAAGAACGGGGGTGGGGTTTTCAGAAGCTGCAAGCAGAACAACACGATATTCACCATCGCGTTGATGTGTTAATCGATCAGGTGGAGCGATTACAAGCTGAAGTTAAGGCACTAAAAGCCCAACAAGCGACGCCAGAGCGCGCACCGAACCCAGATGCTGAACGTGGCGAGGAGGAAAACTGA